In a genomic window of Clavelina lepadiformis chromosome 7, kaClaLepa1.1, whole genome shotgun sequence:
- the LOC143464730 gene encoding tryptophan--tRNA ligase, mitochondrial-like isoform X1, with translation MQLKRLGIMQRLLRKVPVYLKCLNKNKQKIGVRFISSSIPEDRVIFSGIQPTGVPHIGNYLGAIKYWVSLQQEPGKIFYSIVDLHSITIPRERDSLHCHILDMAACLLACGIDPEHSVLFQQSDIPEHTLLSWAIGCVVPVNRLKILPQWQERMKQSKDGGHIGTFTYPVLQSADILLYKATHIPVGEDQLIHINLTNELAQVMNRRLLKPFFPRVHSISTSTSTRIRNLRDPSVKMSKSAYSEQTRIELTDSDDHIWRKIRRSVTDCTSEIAYDPENRPGVSNLIEIHCGFSNLTPDEVCADAKGLDTGQYKRVVADAVITVLAPLRQRFHRLRNDEGHLKSVLKNGADRAREVAVANWECVRRLLGLCA, from the exons ATGCAGTTAAAACGATTAGGAATCATGCAAAGATTGTTACGCAAGGTACCGGTATACCTGAAGtgtttgaataaaaacaaacaaaagattGGTGTGCGTTTCATTTCATCCTCAATTCCAGAG GATCGAGTTATATTTTCTGGAATACAACCAACAGGTGTGCCACATATTGGGAATTATCTTGGTGCCATTAAATATTGGGTTTCTCTGCAACAAGAACCAgggaagattttttacagCATAGTCGACTTGCACTCCATCACTATTCCCAGG GAAAGGGATTCACTTCATTGCCATATATTAGATATGGCAGCATGTTTGCTTGCTTGTGGAATTGATCCAGAACACTcagttttatttcaacagtCGGACATACCAGAGCACACTTTGCTTTCATGGGCAATTGGTTGTGTTGTGCCAGTTAACAGGCTTAAGATACTTCCACAGTGGCAG GAAAGAATGAAGCAGTCCAAAGATGGTGGCCATATTGGCACCTTTACTTATCCTGTCTTGCAAAGTGCTGACATCTTGTTGTATAAAGCCACACATATTCCTGTAG GTGAAGATCAGTTAATTCATATCAACTTAACCAACGAACTTGCCCAAGTGATGAACAGGAGATTGTTGAAACCATTTTTCCCAAGGGTACACAGTATCAGCA CATCTACATCTACCCGAATTCGAAATCTTCGAGATCCATCAGTAAAAATGAGCAAATCTGCGTACAGCGAACAGACTAGGATAGAATTAACTGACTCCGACGACCACATATGGAGAAAAATCCGTCGCAGTGTAACTGACTGCACATCAGAGATTGCCTACGATCCGGAAAATAGACCTGGTGTTAGTAATTTGATAGAG ATACACTGCGGCTTTTCTAACCTCACCCCAGACGAAGTGTGTGCAGACGCCAAGGGCCTTGATACCGGTCAATATAAACGCGTAGTTGCCGATGCAGTTATAACTGTTTTGGCGCCGCTTCGTCAACGCTTTCACCGTCTTAGAAATGATGAGGGACATTTAAAATCTGTCTTGAAAAATGGTGCTGATAGAGCAAGGGAAGTGGCTGTTGCCAATTGGGAGTGCGTGAGGCGACTTTTAGGATTATGTGCGTAA
- the LOC143464730 gene encoding tryptophan--tRNA ligase, mitochondrial-like isoform X2, translated as MQLKRLGIMQRLLRKVPVYLKCLNKNKQKIGVRFISSSIPEDRVIFSGIQPTGVPHIGNYLGAIKYWVSLQQEPGKIFYSIVDLHSITIPRSDIPEHTLLSWAIGCVVPVNRLKILPQWQERMKQSKDGGHIGTFTYPVLQSADILLYKATHIPVGEDQLIHINLTNELAQVMNRRLLKPFFPRVHSISTSTSTRIRNLRDPSVKMSKSAYSEQTRIELTDSDDHIWRKIRRSVTDCTSEIAYDPENRPGVSNLIEIHCGFSNLTPDEVCADAKGLDTGQYKRVVADAVITVLAPLRQRFHRLRNDEGHLKSVLKNGADRAREVAVANWECVRRLLGLCA; from the exons ATGCAGTTAAAACGATTAGGAATCATGCAAAGATTGTTACGCAAGGTACCGGTATACCTGAAGtgtttgaataaaaacaaacaaaagattGGTGTGCGTTTCATTTCATCCTCAATTCCAGAG GATCGAGTTATATTTTCTGGAATACAACCAACAGGTGTGCCACATATTGGGAATTATCTTGGTGCCATTAAATATTGGGTTTCTCTGCAACAAGAACCAgggaagattttttacagCATAGTCGACTTGCACTCCATCACTATTCCCAGG tCGGACATACCAGAGCACACTTTGCTTTCATGGGCAATTGGTTGTGTTGTGCCAGTTAACAGGCTTAAGATACTTCCACAGTGGCAG GAAAGAATGAAGCAGTCCAAAGATGGTGGCCATATTGGCACCTTTACTTATCCTGTCTTGCAAAGTGCTGACATCTTGTTGTATAAAGCCACACATATTCCTGTAG GTGAAGATCAGTTAATTCATATCAACTTAACCAACGAACTTGCCCAAGTGATGAACAGGAGATTGTTGAAACCATTTTTCCCAAGGGTACACAGTATCAGCA CATCTACATCTACCCGAATTCGAAATCTTCGAGATCCATCAGTAAAAATGAGCAAATCTGCGTACAGCGAACAGACTAGGATAGAATTAACTGACTCCGACGACCACATATGGAGAAAAATCCGTCGCAGTGTAACTGACTGCACATCAGAGATTGCCTACGATCCGGAAAATAGACCTGGTGTTAGTAATTTGATAGAG ATACACTGCGGCTTTTCTAACCTCACCCCAGACGAAGTGTGTGCAGACGCCAAGGGCCTTGATACCGGTCAATATAAACGCGTAGTTGCCGATGCAGTTATAACTGTTTTGGCGCCGCTTCGTCAACGCTTTCACCGTCTTAGAAATGATGAGGGACATTTAAAATCTGTCTTGAAAAATGGTGCTGATAGAGCAAGGGAAGTGGCTGTTGCCAATTGGGAGTGCGTGAGGCGACTTTTAGGATTATGTGCGTAA
- the LOC143464493 gene encoding uncharacterized protein LOC143464493: MGFIDKLGKVASTIVIKTVDSGKALGTQVHRKVRKPFRYYMAQERAEQALEKQKEVPKRSPLNLPKMEFSKEHIASRKKMMNERMEKNNQLLENLKHIKVMSHDPPEGSKTSEDNEQTKNLPQRRVFTDSLRTSDIPRGLVQLESLINILHNHDIDPTEWTNDAIADKFKLRDSDVKDLLSNFSLIKPEDKFVKSRTEQTI; the protein is encoded by the exons ATGGGCTTTATTGACAAGTTAGGTAAAGTAGCATCCACCATTGTAATTAAAACAGTGGACTCTGGTAAGGCGTTGGGCACACAAGTTCATCGCAAGGTCAGGAAACCTTTTCGTTATTATATGGCACAGGAAAGAGCAGAACAGGCACTTGAAAAGCAAAAGGAAGTACCTAAAAGATCACCATTAAATTTACCTAAAATGGAATTTTCTAAAG AACACATTGCAAGTCGAAAAAAGATGATGAATGAAAGAATGGAGAAAAATAACCAACTTTTAGAAAATCTGAAGCATATAAAAGTGATGTCTCATGACCCACCAGAGG GTTCAAAAACATCAGAAGATAATGAACAGACAAAGAATTTACCTCAGCGTCGTGTGTTTACAGACAGCCTGCGAACCTCAGATATACCGCGTGGCCTTGTACAGTTGGAAagtttaataaacattttacataaTCATGACATTGATCCAACTGAATGGACAAACGATGCCATCGCAGATAAATTTAAACTGCGAGACTCTGATGTAAAAGACTTGCTGAGTAACTTTAGTTTAATCAAACCAGAAGATAAGTTTGTGAAATCAAGAACTGAACAAACCATCTGA